One Setaria italica strain Yugu1 chromosome II, Setaria_italica_v2.0, whole genome shotgun sequence DNA segment encodes these proteins:
- the LOC101759536 gene encoding uncharacterized protein LOC101759536, which produces MGTEVAAVVDLGAFSQSDLVALAAASPYAVDPRRGRRRDGDFLPPPKIDRAVFNESSGSRKQTFSRHRPATNISHNLTPTTAAASPSAAAVAAPAEEDSENRLIVFHLQRLFARDDPSYPAPPAIPPRHQTLTAPATTAPAPLATSLPPPPASVASAATDPDREVLNPKGVAVDLARLAELVDPYGVELQQRTAGLGSESELLGFMNALEGQWGSRRRRRKFVDAGMFADHLPRGWKLLLGLKRKERVAWINCRRYVSPKGHQFATCKEVSTYLRSLLGYPEAKPTTTQINSAGVHDLDINSAGHQQTISIEQRQLAVPLTSVTLFSHSGDSHGQKLQKDEAQMEVNPKECRKCNLTFHDQGAYMQHQLSFHQRKAKRRRVSKSSELGTYVDGNYETQQKTLGEGFGNSSHGVADVRYQGQSPAKLFDGTFSGQLGVQPSLKAAPLGFQEMTVLPPQLEKEPFAGEPVSMNNKDPPEEMSGFLEQERESAAGEPISRHGKDPQEMINFPEQEKEPAAREAVSGSTSAAELEKGPSAGGPTSGHHLDAVDNSDHRTHDETCDSAVASLSVDAESKLSTCNATNFHENDCSKDLELSNTDHSQKSNRSDETYGVPKEVSPAADDPVESKSTNDLMECTDITQTEQVSQPYDLLHGKFGSSEGNDFHNQLESNPLSGTRDEPDLNSIGMEVDDGNITCSVENPTSFKSERPLDDKIMECEMTSLKEDGIKSGVTIRNVNLNSCSDTISSPVSGGNYETSSTPDDAIRSSIIAQCFGTNSNDENAGKDGNFANQNSAGKGENFVSQENDIVYQSNLTMGPIPPAQINVDCFTSCSMTPEIKSYGNRGEDDGKEALVNSQNMASNETGFDVETYNSDIFNSTITESSLAQLNNAINMKNDFASCYSLSDLNTLTGGSATDEIDIHGMRNSFVSSTSRTDQNEHCTLDFDIKGSMLEALEKSDSDLDNQYNGAGPSCDSLPAAGTNGNIDDFMSMQTNFGSFTSLVRAVEDVPLSRILQDQCDLQLGFGGPKQPMYPSFEQQLRMASAGAPPYGNMGRHDTVPVPEPTLMLGYAPPLGSCPPPFQLGWGAPSYSKMVGVLQSVCVWCNSQFQHFGTIAEQQADSLGYICPSCKGKFSGHLGINGPSI; this is translated from the exons ATGGGGACGGAGGTGGCAGCCGTCGTGGACCTCGGGGCGTTTTCGCAGTCGGATCTCGTGGCGCTCGCTGCCGCGTCGCCCTACGCCGTCgacccccgccgcggccgccgccgggacggCGACTTCCTCCCGCCCCCGAAGATCGACCGCGCCGTCTTCAACGAGAGCTCCGGCTCCCGCAAACAGACCTTctcccgccaccgccccgccacCAACATCTCCCACAACCTgacccccaccaccgccgcggcctccccctccgccgccgccgtcgctgccccCGCGGAGGAGGACTCCGAGAACCGCCTCATTGTGTTCCACCTCCAACGCCTCTTCGCGCGCGATGACCCATCGTACCCAGCCCCACCCGCGATTCCACCCCGACATCAAACCCTAACCGCTCCCGCGACAACAGCACCTGCGCCCCTCGcgacgtcgctgccgccgccgccggcgtcggtggcgtcggcggccaCGGACCCCGACAGGGAAGTGTTGAATCCAAAAGGGGTGGCGGTTGATCTGGCCAGGCTCGCGGAGCTGGTTGACCCGTACGGGGTGGAGCTACAGCAGCGGACGGCAGGGTTGGGGTCGGAGTCCGAGCTGCTGGGATTCATGAATGCCCTGGAAGGGCAATGGGGAagccggcggcgtcggaggaAGTTTGTGGACGCCGGCATGTTCGCGGACCACCTGCCTCGTGGTTGGAAGTTGCTACTTGGGCTCAAGCGGAAGGAGCGTGTTGCATGGATTAATTGCCGTCGTTATGTGAG CCCCAAAGGACATCAGTTTGCGACTTGCAAAGAAGTGTCTACCTACCTCAGGTCTCTGCTTGGATATCCAGAGGCAAAGCCAACTACCACACAGATTAACAGTGCAGGAGTGCATGACTTAGATATCAAT TCTGCAGGTCATCAGCAAACCATCTCAATTGAGCAAAGGCAACTTGCAGTGCCACTTACTTCGGTTACATTGTTTAGTCATTCTGGTGATTCCCATGGACAAAAACTTCAGAAGGATGAAGCTCAGATGGAAGTGAATCCAAAGGAGTGCCGGAAATGCAACTTGACGTTTCATGATCAGGGTGCCTATATGCAACATCAGTTGTCCTTTCACCAAAGGAAAGCTAAAAGGCGCAGGGTTAGTAAATCCAGTGAACTAGGCACCTATGTAGATGGAAATTATGAAACCcagcagaagactcttggagAGGGATTTGGCAATTCCAGCCATGGTGTTGCAGATGTAAGGTATCAAGGTCAGAGTCCAGCAAAACTGTTCGATGGGACCTTTTCAGGCCAGTTAGGTGTTCAACCATCGTTGAAGGCAGCGCCATTAGGGTTTCAGGAGATGACTGTGTTGCCTCCTCAACTAGAAAAAGAACCTTTTGCTGGAGAGCCAGTCTCTATGAACAATAAGGACCCTCCTGAGGAGATGTCTGGCTTTCTGGAACAGGAAAGAGAATCTGCTGCTGGAGAACCCATTTCTAGGCATGGTAAGGACCCTCAGGAGATGATCAACTTTCCTGAACAGGAAAAAGAACCTGCTGCTAGAGAAGCAGTCTCTGGTTCAACCAGCGCAGCTGAACTGGAAAAAGGACCTTCTGCTGGAGGGCCCACCTCGGGGCATCATCTGGATGCTGTTGACAATTCAGACCATAGAACACATGATGAAACATGTGACAGTGCTGTAGCTTCTCTTTCTGTTGATGCTGAAAGTAAATTGAGTACTTGCAATGCCACTAATTTTCATGAGAATGACTGTTCAAAAGATCTAGAACTTTCAAATACAGATCATTCCCAAAAGTCCAACAGGTCTGATGAAACTTATGGTGTACCTAAAGAGGTTTCTCCAGCAGCAGATGATCCTGTTGAAAGCAAAAGCACAAATGATCTGATGGAGTGTACTGACATAACACAAACAGAACAAGTCTCTCAGCCCTATGATCTGCTTCATGGAAAATTTGGCAGTTCTGAAGGAAATGATTTTCACAACCAGCTGGAAAGTAACCCACTTTCTGGAACTAGGGATGAGCCGGATCTTAATTCAATTGGTATGGAGGTGGATGATGGTAATATAACTTGTAGTGTGGAGAATCCCACAAGTTTCAAAAGTGAGAGACCTCTTGATGACAAGATTATGGAGTGTGAAATGACTTCTTTGAAAGAGGATGGTATCAAAAGTGGCGTCACAATAAGGAATGTAAACCTCAATTCATGTTCGGATACAATATCTTCTCCTGTTTCTGGTGGAAACTATGAAACATctagtactcctgatgatgctaTTCGATCATCCATTATTGCCCAATGCTTTGGCACTAACTCTAATGATGAAAATGCTGGTAAGGATGGAAACTTTGCCAACCAAAACAGTGCTGGTAAGGGGGAAAATTTTGTCAGTCAGGAAAATGACATAGTGTATCAATCTAATTTGACCATGGGCCCTATCCCTCCTGCTCAAATTAATGTGGATTGTTTCACTTCTTGTTCAATGACTCCTGAAATCAAGAGCTATGGCAACAGAGGTGAAGATGATGGCAAAGAAGCATTGGTGAACTCGCAGAACATGGCAAGTAATGAAACAGGTTTTGATGTTGAAACTTATAACAGTGATATCTTCAATAGTACTATCACAGAAAGTAGTCTTGCCCAGCTGAATAATGCCATCAATATGAAAAACGATTTTGCAAGCTGCTACTCATTATCTGACCTAAACACACTTACTGGTGGTTCTGCAACTGATGAAATTGACATCCACGGTATGAGGAATTCTTTTGTTAGCTCCACCAGTCGCACTGATCAAAATGAACATTGCACACTGGATTTTGATATCAAGGGTTCCATGCTTGAGGCACTCGAAAAATCTGACAGTGACTTGGACAATCAATACAATGGTGCGGGACCTTCTTGTGACTCACTCCCTGCGGCTGGCACAAATGGGAACATTGATGATTTTATGTCCATGCAAACCAATTTTGGTAGCTTTACCTCTTTGGTTCGTGCTGTTGAAGATGTTCCACTGAGCAGGATTCTTCAAGATCAG TGTGATTTGCAACTTGGATTTGGTGGCCCGAAGCAGCCCATGTATCCTAGCTTTGAGCAGCAGCTAAGGATGGCCTCTGCTGGAGCTCCACCGTATGGGAACATGGGCAGGCATGACACTGTACCTGTACCTGAGCCGACACTGATGTTAGGATATGCACCACCACTTGGTAGCTGCCCTCCTCCGTTCCAGTTGGGTTGGGGGGCACCATCCTATTCAAAGATGGTCGGTGTGCTTCAATCTGTGTGCGTGTGGTGCAACAGCCAATTCCAGCATTTTGGCACCATTGCTGAGCAGCAGGCAGATTCCCTTGGCTACATTTGTCCGTCATGCAAGGGAAAATTTTCTGGTCATCTTGGCATCAATGGGCCGTCTATCTGA
- the LOC101759944 gene encoding protein ROOT PRIMORDIUM DEFECTIVE 1, producing the protein MARRLFCATRALLLPVPAPAPAPAPAPVSSATVAEAAASLLPLLPCKRRKKLLKKLKSPRVAPIEPEAARRVPALDAVLDRDTAFRFLHRARSFLASLPPPHRIPLSEAGKLHHELGFPRGRKVARSAARHPLLFHLPVVDSVPHLALTPLMCSLLEEERRIHDELLPSRVRAVRKLLMLTAHRRVPLAKLHHCRAVLGLPDDFRDRVRDFPDDFRVVVDPSDGRHVLELARWDPALAVSALESDFVVDERRVRRTFRFAVPHRRLMPLDAEDADRLDAATTFPLVSPYTNGALLKPWTPEAEKYRVGVVHEFLSLTVEKRAMIHHIVEFKVEFGLTRHMYESLQKQNRAFYLAGTEMNWALFLRDAYDENGVLKEKDPLVLFNEKLQRYACMTKMDSKEIMADAAGLTE; encoded by the coding sequence atgGCGCGCCGCCTCTTCTGCGCCACGAGAGCGCTCCTTCTTCCGGTCCCAGCTcccgctccggcgccggcgcctgcccCAGTATCTTCTGCCACAGTTGCGGAAGCGGCGGCCTCGCTCCTGCCACTGCTCCCCTGCAAGCGGCGAaagaagctcctgaagaagctcAAGAGCCCGCGGGTCGCGCCCATTGagccggaggcggcgcgccgcgTGCCGGCCCTCGACGCCGTGCTCGACCGCGATACGGCCTTCCGCTTCCTCCACCGCGCGCGCTCGTTCCTGGCTTCCCTCCCGCCTCCGCACCGGATCCCCCTCTCCGAGGCCGGCAAGCTGCACCACGAGCTCGGCTTCCCCCGCGGCCGCAAAGTGGCTCGCTCCGCTGCGCGCCACCCGCTGCTGTTCCACCTCCCCGTCGTGGACTCCGTCCCGCACCTCGCGCTCACGCCGCTCATGTGCTCGCTCCTCGAGGAAGAGCGCCGCATCCACGACGAGCTCCTCCCGTCGCGGGTGCGCGCGGTCCGGAAGCTCCTCATGCTCACCGCCCACCGCCGCGTGCCGCTCGCGAAGCTCCACCACTGCCGTGCGGTGCTCGGCCTCCCCGACGACTTCCGTGACCGTGTCCGCGACTTCCCCGACGACTTCCGCGTCGTCGTTGACCCCTCGGACGGCCGCCACGTCCTCGAGCTGGCGCGCTGGGACCCCGCGCTCGCCGTCAGCGCGCTGGAGAGCGACTTTGTCGTGGACGAGCGCCGCGTCCGGCGCACTTTCCGCTTCGCCGTCCCGCACCGCCGGTTGATGCCGCTcgacgccgaggacgccgaCCGCCTCGACGCGGCGACCACGTTCCCGCTGGTCTCGCCGTACACCAACGGCGCGCTGCTCAAGCCGTGGACACCCGAGGCGGAGAAGTACCGCGTCGGGGTGGTGCACGAATTCCTGAGCCTGACGGTGGAGAAGCGCGCCATGATCCACCACATCGTCGAGTTCAAGGTGGAGTTCGGGCTCACGCGGCACATGTACGAGTCGCTGCAGAAGCAGAACCGTGCGTTCTACCTCGCTGGCACGGAGATGAACTGGGCCCTGTTCCTCAGGGACGCGTACGACGAAAATGGCGTGCTCAAGGAGAAGGATCCCCTCGTGTTGTTCAATGAGAAGCTGCAACGCTATGCCTGCATGACCAAGATGGATTCCAAAGAGATCATGGCTGATGCTGCAGGCTTGACTGAATAG